The sequence TAGCTCCAAGAACGGCAATGGCAGCGAATGAATATCCAGATGATTTAAGAGAATTTCCGGATGATGCTGCTGCTTTGGCTGATGCTGATGGGGCTGCTCCTCCTGCTGGTGATGCTGCTGGTGTTTTTCCGTCAGCTGGGGCTGGTGCTTTTCCGTCTTTTGGAGCAGCACCTGGAGCTGGAGCAGCACCTCCTGGAGCAGCACCTGCTGGAGCTTTTCCGTCAGCTGGAGCTTTTCCGTCAGCTGGTGCTTTTCCGTCAGCTGGTGCTTTTCCGTCAGCTGGAGCTTTTCCGTCAGCTGGAGCTTTTCCGTCAGCTGGTGCTTTTCCGTCGGCTGGTGCTTTTCCGTCAGCTGGTGCTTTTCCGTCGGCTGGTGCTTTTCCGTCAGCTGGTGCTTTTCCGTCAGCTGGTGCTTTTCCGTCGGCTGCGTCTGGTGCTTTTCCGTCAGCTGGTGCTTTTCCGTCGGCTGGTGCTTTTCCGTCGGCTGGTGCTCCGTCAGCTGGTGCTTTTCCGTCGGCTGGTGCTCCGTCAGCTGGTGCTTTTCCGTCAGCTGGTGCTCCGTCAGCTGGTGCTTTTCCGTCAGCTGGTGCTCCGTCAGCTGGTCCTCTGTTATCATAAAAAAGAGTGATTTGATTAACAACTTCAccatattatattaattattcttttcttgAATAATAATTGTGAAGGAAACTTACTGTGCAGCAACGTAGGTAACTAAAGCGAAGAAAATGGCGAGAATAATGAAGATGcgtttattcatttttatatattattattattagatctTAGAGgggattattaattttatattattaacaaggttttttttattttttatttattattgtaatgaaagatttaatttttttttgaaccttGTTGGTGGTGATTGAGTTGAAGGAAAAATGGGCTGTATttattaggattttttttgatcgtttcacttaataaattcatataaaatatatattgtttgttattattattatttatttattttacccGTATCTCTTTTACAGCCACTCTCAGCGATTATGTTTGAAACGCATAAATAGTACATAATagtacaaaaatatatatatatatatatatattacaataaattacttatatcACTTTGCATATACTAATTTTAAGTGCATGGCTCAATCAGGGATTAATTGATATCAGcgatcattataaaaaaaaacttaccgagtattttaaaaaaaaaattttttttttatttatttaaaaataggctggttttttttttggaatacgGGTTTTGTACAAGGATACGCAATTTATATCAACGCCcaaccttttttttacaaatacaaaagcagtaaatatattacttgCATATCAccaactttttatatatatttatacatcaATGATACATAGTGTATCACCTTAtgttacaaatattaattttatttttcaccCAATCAACGTTGAACTTTATAATCACCATCGCAGAACTTTCTCTAAAAAAGAGTTACCGATTCACACGCGAAAAAGGTTTCTAagccattttttatattaaatgtttttttttggacatacgtttttttaaacatttttttaccGGCAATCTACTCGATTTATTAGTAGCaaacaaaataattgtaattattcATCACAATGTGTCacacaacctaaaaaaaaggatgataaTAGCAAATTCAATAAACGTTTGTTCTCTTTCGTTTCGACGTGTGCTTCGATATGTACTTGCGCGTGTGTTTTACATAAAGGAGTAACAtgtgacaaaaaaaatttgtgagaCCATCATGTAAGGGGAAGGGGAGAAGTAACCAAggtacagaaaaaaaaaatttttccaaaaacaATATTGTTGACATTTATGTTTCACTTAATGGCGCCACGAGTTATGAAATGTAAAATAGATATGTTCTTcgaaatgaaatgaaataacCGAGCTTTTATTTACACTTctataaaggaaaaataagTTATTAGTTTATGGAATACCATATTTggtaaagattatttttttctccgacaatcaataataaaattatatttttaattatgttctatgttaatcatttattattattctctGGTAAATGGAAACTTCTAATTGATTAACCGATTTTGGGTTCGGCCCTTCGGTTCATGCAGTCCAACACTTGGTCCAACCCTGGGAAAagatttgtatttaattttgaacCTAAATTAGGTATCTGATCAAAAATTTACTTGATCAAATGTaacaaacaattaaaaaaaaattggagaaCGTAATGGGCGAAAATTCTGACGTAAAACAAAAAGTTTATGaataaa is a genomic window of Rhizophagus irregularis chromosome 7, complete sequence containing:
- a CDS encoding uncharacterized protein (SECRETED:cutsite_VAA-QG; SECRETED:prob_0.7812); SECRETED:SignalP(1-21), with the protein product MNKRIFIILAIFFALVTYVAAQGPADGAPADGKAPADGAPADGKAPADGAPADGKAPADGAPADGKAPADGKAPADGKAPDAADGKAPADGKAPADGKAPADGKAPADGKAPADGKAPADGKAPADGKAPADGKAPADGKAPADGKAPADGKAPAGAAPGGAAPAPGAAPKDGKAPAPADGKTPAASPAGGAAPSASAKAAASSGNSLKSSGYSFAAIAVLGAIFA